In Lotus japonicus ecotype B-129 chromosome 5, LjGifu_v1.2, one genomic interval encodes:
- the LOC130718129 gene encoding uncharacterized protein LOC130718129, whose amino-acid sequence MENNNSSGSSVCTKIRQTLGSKTKPLTPPRHKHHKEASGAIPIKFDSSPPNGNKAVSTIPKGASAHVGNSERATKVAAKVEHEPQPQYVPIQGKHPKKEGVQGHLGAQHVHVVHEHHVVNFEHQGKKPEDINDTFSDFIKRAKGKISRTVTNIGWRQSNYPAAEPDHEGHVTNKNESHNKDHFSEFIHRAKKKIRTTTMVRKTGSMRRD is encoded by the exons ATGGAGAACAACAACAGTTCAGGTTCTTCTGTGTGCACCAAAATCCGTCAAACACTTGGAAGCAAAACCAAACCTCTTACTCCTCCACGTCATAAGCATCATAAAGAAGCATCAGGAGCAATCCCCATCAAGTTTGATTCCTCACCCCCTAATGGAAACAAAGCAGTTTCAACTATACCCAAAGGTGCTTCAGCTCatgttggaaactcagaaagagCAACAAAAGTAGCTGCCAAGGTAGAACATGAACCTCAACCACAGTATGTTCCCATTCAAGGGAAACACCCCAAAAAAGAAGGGGTTCAAGGCCATTTGGGGGCACAACATGTTCATGTGGTGCATGAGCATCATGTGGTGAACTTTGAGCATCAAG GTAAGAAACCGGAGGATATTAATGACACATTCAGTGATTTCATCAAACGTGCTAAGGGCAAGATCAGCAGAACCGTGACAAACATTGGTTGGAGACAGAGCAATTACCCTGCAGCTGAACCAGATCATGAAGGTCATGTTACCAACAAAAATGAAAGCCATAataaagaccatttttctgagTTTATTCATCGTGCTAAGAAGAAGATCAGAACTACAACAATGGTTAGAAAGACCGGTTCCATGAGAAGAGATTAA